The genomic window AGGATTTACTACATATTGCAAAAATTGGTTTAGTGCTTTAATACTTTACAAAGTAACAACCCAACCACCAAAGACAGCTCTCACGAGGGTTCCTTCTCCAGGAATGGACTAGATGGAAAAGAACATTTGCATTGAATCAGAACGAGCACTCTCAGGTCGCAAAGGGCTCGGGACAGCTGGGTCAAAGTAAAGGGGTTGGGGTTTATGACAGTGTTTTCCTTTGTCCACAGTAATCAAGGAAATCATGGAAACAAAGCAACGTATTTCATCCAAAAATCGTCCAAatgaaccaaaaaagaaaaaagaaaggaaaagaaactgaggccaaatgCATGTTTAAAGGAACAAAGCAAAACACTTCAACAACCCTCAGTCAAAGCGAGGCCAACTTATTGAAGACGATGGTGAGTAGGGTTCCAGCCCAGCCGCCGAGGCTGCGCAGCCTCAGGGAGCTGCCTGCACCTCCGACAGCTCCTGACTGCGGAGGACCTGGCCTCCCTCCTGTGCTGAGTGACCACCGGCTCCGTCAGAGGTGGCGGTTTGCCTTGTGTCCTGGGCTCCAGGCCACGGCTGATCTCCAACCACACTCATGGTTGTTTTAATAGTTTTGGTCACAAGTTAGTGGAGACAAGCTGCCCCACTCTCCCACCTGCCAAATAGTAATTCCAAATCAGGTGTTTGGATTCCATTCCATACCAGCAGGAAGAACGTGTGTGAAGAACTGGACAGGCCTTGAAGCACCTGCATGGAACGAGGTTTGCAGGGGCCCTGGGGGCGGGCCCTGGGAAAGCCCGCTTCTCTCTGAGTACTGGCAGGAGCATGCCCCCAGCCTGTTAGGGCAGCCATGAAAGGGACGCTGTTGATTTGGCAATTCAAGCAAAGAGACACTGACGTCTGGGCCCACTTACTGTCTGCTGGGCAGCTACAGAGGGAGTGTTTCGAGGGAGAACTTACCGCCCCCTCTCCCTTGAGGGACCCTAAAATATGGCACCCAGAGAAATAACAGCAGAACCATGGAAGGGGGTTAAAGAGAAGCACAAAGCCTTTTAACCAGGCCACAGTAGGACGAAGCTCACATAAGAAGCTTGTAACAGTATTTTGCCaacaacttttagaagaaaatacattttggcCAAAAGATCTAGAAGTAACTACCAAGGTCAGCTGGTTGTGAAAATCATCCCACTGGGGTAGGGAGTTCAGAGGAGGATCCATCCCCCTGCTGCTGGGTGAGGTCACCTGTCTGCGATGGAGGGCCACcaccctggggctggggcagaggcgGCCTGTGCTGTTTGGCTCTGCGTTGTCAAGGCTCTGTCCCTCCAATGCACCTGCCAGTGACTGAGCGGGAGACTAAGGCGGCCTTGGCTCTCCGGCCCTGCTGCTTCCAACTTTGTCAACGCAGTCACCCACGCCCATCCCTGTTAGTCTGTGTGACAAGCTCCACTTCCTCTGCAGGGCTGTTTTTGGTGACATGAGAACGGGTCCTTCTAGTAGTCAGGTTGACTCCTTTCCCTGGGCTGGGTCATCTACTGCTTCCGAGTTTATTCTAGGAAGGAAGGCCTATCACCTTGGAAACACCGTGAAGGCACAGCATTCTATGGACTGATTATAAGGGATTCTCTAGAATGGTCCAGGCCTATAATGACCTCATGGAGGGAGCATCCCTCACCTGACCACAGGAGCTGCCCTGTGGGAAACTGTCCCCACCTCAGCTTGTTCCAGAGAGCTCTCTGTAAACAGCTGAGCCTCACATCTGTGAGGGAGGGCCACACAGCAGGCGATTAcagagacatggaggaacctgCTGCAGTCAGGCTGATGTGCTCACTGCCAGATCTGGCCCTTGTGGACCCCAGGCTAGAGAAGAAGCCAGGCAGCTTTATCAGCTAAAATTCTCCAACTTTAGGGACAGTAGTAGAATCTGGATTTGATGAAGGCTGAAACTGATATTTTTAGGCTTCTTAATAGCTATCAAATTACTGATTTCGTTTCCTTTCTTCAACACATATCTATctagtgcctactatgtgtcaggcacagttGTAGGCACTAGGAATACAGCAGTGAGCGAAACATACAAAAATTCCTGCCTGCATGGAATGCCTGCATAGAATGCAGActtgggggtgtgggggggataaaaggaatgaatggataattCATGCAAATGTGAGCCACGTGGCTCGGGGGTGAGTGGGGAGAATGGTCCAGGTAGAAAGAAtggcacgtgcaaaggccctaaggcaggGCTTTGTCACTGAGTCAGACTGGCCAATAGAGGAGAAGGTTAGAGAAGTACTGAGTGGGAGTGGTCTTTGTAAGAATTTGGCTGTTTCTTCATTTAAAGTAATCCTCTAGCATCTGTAGATATTCTCAAACAGCTGGTTTTGCTAACTTATCTTCATTAAATTCACAGGTTGCTTTGGTCTTAAGCAGATTCAGCCTTGCTCTTAAAACTAACTGGTACTCCTCTTCTCACATTAAAGAATtgatgttgtatatatatatacttgagATGCTTTCTTGGAGGCATAAAGAAGTATAAGCAATGGGCATTTTGTATATACATAAGCATTTTGTATATACAAAATTAGGGTTGGTGggattcctcctttttttgcaaagataaaacagtaaaaatgcaaatttcaacaaattattttgtaaaataaccAGAAGAGTACCATTGATAGGATTGTTTGGAGAGAACAGCTTCTGTGCGGTTCCTGTGGTTGTGTGTGAGTCAGTCAGCTGGGTCGAGAAGCATCTTCATACTGGACAGACGCCACACCCCGGTTATCCCTGAGGGGTCCATGTAGgccatctccctctctcttctctctgggggtggagtggggaggtaGGACTGGCTGTTGGGAACAAAGCTACCTGCGTCACTGCTAACAGACCACTTCTCACACTGGTTGGAGCCATCATGAAAATCTTCCAAAGCGTTGCACCCTGGAAGTGCTCCATGCAGCCTGGGGGGCTCCTGGGGTGAGTAGGGGCTCCTGCACCAACACGCTTACATGCAGGTCTCTCTAGGATGAACCATTCCGGATCCATCCTGTGCCAAGTGGCAGCAATGTCAGAGACATGCTCTGTGTCGATGGAACCGGCACTGTGAGTGGACGTGGGGAATGGGGGTGGACATGACTGAAACAAGAAGGAGTGAGTGCCCCCTCACTGCCCTGGAAAGCCACCCCAAAACGGGCCAGTTCAAGCAGAAAAGAGGGTTTATAGTCAGGATTGAACAGGGAGGTGGTGCCCAGAGGTCTCCAGAGAGCCACCACTTTAAGGCTTTTTGGAAGGGGGTGTCTGCTCCCTGGCGCCAGGAGTGCCAGCCACCTCTGGGCCCTTTCCCCGTGTGCCTGCCCTCAGGTGACAGCAGAACCAGACTCTAACGAGAGGAGGGGTTGCCTCCGCAGCCCATGGGGGAGATGCTGGAGCGGCTGAGATCTGACAGGGCAGGGCTTGCTCAGCCACAGAAACACGTTTTCTTAGTTAGTAGAagcattgaaagaaagaaaaggaaaaaacactcgAGGAACTTAACTTGTCAAGTCCACACCATGATGAGGAAAAAGCAATCATGTCATAAAGAAAGAAACCCCCAATGTGCAGGAGACGCCCTCAGCTTTGACTCCAGTCTCTCCGTCAACATGAAAGACTCACACAGAACGGAACTTACAGACATGGGTTTGGCacagcctttttcttttcctctcccacaAATTTCCCACCTCTGATAGGTCCAGCTCTTTCTTCCTTaacttatgtaaaatatattttgataggCTGTTTATTTTTGCAAAGTAGAGTAGTTTGCAAAATAAGCCTGTGGAGGCTAATGGAGGGTGTGAGGGCTGGGTACCCATGGCCCCGCCCCAGAGATGCCGTGGGCGCTGCGTGATTTCTACACCCAGAGGTATGTACCCGGCGGCGTGGAGAGTCCTTTTGTCTTGAGTCACCAAATTCCTGACAGTAAGCTAgcagaattaataaattaaatcattttggaaaacatcaGCTTTGTAAAGTAATAGATCCAAACTTTTCGGAACTCCACTTGAGCCACCGGCTGGTAACGGGTAAGAAAAAGTCCACAGTAACTTAGTGAATATGAAGTATTCATTTAAGAGGAAAGGTGTGGTACCAAAATccatgaacagaaaaaaaaaaatcaagctttcaatgacaaaagaaaagacatttacaCATTCCCACTTTCAGAGGGGATTTGAACAAACAGCAAAAAGCATTTAAACCCCAAGAGCCCGCAGTGGGGCCGCTTCCCACCTAAAGTTACCCTTCCACGGAGACAACCCTGTGACAATATAAGGGCGCAAAATATTTCTCTGTGGCATattctgaaaataatataaaaataatttctatagtaCAGTTTAAACTTGGCTTGTAAAATTTCAACGTAACAGCATAAAATCTACAAACAGAATACACTTAAAAACACCTTCCTTtcacaatatattattttttaaaaaatcatataccCAGGTAATGCATGTGCAGGAAACATGAAGTAAATTACTGAAATAACTTCCACTGGGGTTTCAAAGTATCTGGGATCCTTTTGGAAACTTGCTGTGGCTTAGAGACATCTGACCTTCCCAGAAAGGAAAGTTTAGCCCGATCAGAGGGGAAGGCAGCTCATAGGCAGGGCTGGCCATGAAGCCCAAGTCCAGGAGGTGCACCCGGGTGGGGCTCTCAGCCTTTCTAGAACGGGAACTggccttcttccttttctccagtGCCCAtaatcccttcccttcccctgctTCACAAAGGGCCCCCAAGTCAGAGAAGGACTTTAGGGGACCTCTCGGCCCACAGGTAAACAACATAGCAGTTTCTAAGAGTTCCCGTCCAGCCTGATAAGCTAATTTGGTCCGGGAGCTCTCTGGCCAGGGACCAGGTCTAAAGGGCTCTTCTGAACAACATGGAGCATACTGTTGGTGACTGGACTAGTAAATGTAATATAATAGTAGGCTCTCTCACATTTTTAACACTGTTTATAGGAAGGATGGATCCAGATCTCTCTCAAAAGGAATCAGCTATTTGTAAACGATGTGGACTGAATCGTATCGGGTCAGGTGGGAGCACCCACAGGTGCCCTGGCATGTTGAGCTGCCTCGTGACCACGCTGAGAAGGGGTCTTCCACGTAGCAGGAGCAACCGCTGTGGTGGCCCGTGGCTGGATCTCAGGCTCTTAATCATGGAACATCTGTcagatgggggtggggcaggggtggctTTGAAATTCAAGGAGATAGAGCATGTCACCATTTTTTGATAATACCTGTGAATTACACTGCCCGGTTTTGAAGGTTTTCCTCTGGTATACAATGGATGTTTTTATTCtcagtttgccttttttttaagagaaagataGAATATTTGCATAGGCAGTTTTGGAATTTCTGGTTAGCtgtaataacattaaaaaattaaaaaccaacatGAATTTACTTTATGCCTCTTTGACTTCTTGTGTGTATGAGTTTGGTTTCTGAATGCACAGGTAAGCATTTTCAAGGTTGGCTGTCTCAACCTTCTATGAGTGAGGAGCGAGAGCAGGAGCTGGCGTCTAACTGCGAAGCAACACTTCCTGTGACCTCACAGCTTCGGATGGCAAAGCAGTCGCTCAGCACGACATGAAGAATCAGTCCAAAAGCTGCCACAGACCCTCTCgatgagagatttttaaaaactactttttgttgttgttgttctgagTAACAAAAGAAACCCCAGTAATATAAGGGATGTGAATGTTAGTAATAACCACACATTGAAAGTATTGTTCAGCATGAAAAgtaaaactttcaaaaaatttcttaaagattctatttaataaataattttaaggaaCCACTTATGCAAAACTTGAATAAATTAGTGAAAACTCCACGTGCTgtggaataattaaaaataaaaaggaattactCACAGGAGATATACTCAAATTAGTTTATTATAATTCTtcaaacaagtaaaaaaaaatcccattcccttattattttttttgctgctCTTTATGTCAGGGGGAAAAGCATCCTTTCTGGAGGAGAAGCTGGCTCCAGTGACGAGATGGTCTACCTCCTGCCTTTTCTGAGGACCCACTCACAGCAAAGCTGcaccctttctcctttctttgtttctttcttaggaTTATTACAGGCTATGCTAAGGCTCTCACAGGCTTTAAAGTATTCTTTTGCTAGTGAGGATTTTACCCACCTTATCCGTATTTCTTGGAAACAAAGATCTCTCCATAGTGAGGCAGGTTTAACTCCTCAGTGTCCTCGACCAAGAACGGTACTCTCCAGAGGTAATCTTGGAAGGAAGAGGCTGCATATTGCTGCTCAAACAGGGTAGCTAAGgacacattattttttttcctcaagaaatGTAGGAGGCACCAAAAAAGGGACCGGTTGGGGATGGGGCTGCCCCCTCAATGTGTTATGGAGCCACAGGCAGGGCTGTCCCTGCCCTGGGGGGGACCCCAATGGGAGTGGCACCCCTTTACCGGCTGAACCCAGACAGAtgcaggtggaggtgggggtgggcttCCTTCCCGGCTTCCCTCAGCCCCTTCTCTTTGGAAAGAGGCACAGGTCCGGTTTCAAAGCAGCCTAGTGGGGGCTTACACAGTGACCAAAGGGTCAATTCCTCGCCTCTCTCCTGGGGCACTGATGTCCACTTCCTAGGGGCCCTCTGACCACAGTACACTGTGGAAGTGTCTTCAAAGGAGACACGTGAGCAGGCTGTCATCTTCGCTCATATATGGGCAACTCCAAATAGTGAGTTCAGATCTTGCTTTTTTGGACCCAAGGTGTCATTGGAAAGCTCCTGTCACCTGAGCTCCCCTGCACCTGGATTGATCCCTACACCTCATCGTGCCCTGCGAGGTAGGTGGTCCGGTGCCCATCCTGCGGACGCCTGCAGCTCTGATGGCAGTGTGAGTGTTGCTCAgccgggggctgtgggagaaGGTTTTGCTCATGAGATGGAGCTGTGTATTCCTAAGAGGCCACAGTGACCACCACGGCGTCAGCGGCAGAGTGCCTCCCCTCCTCCAAAGGCGGGGGAGGGGAAGCCCGTGGGAGCCGGCAGCAGAGCCGCCACCGCAGTCCTGGGCGGCCGCGTTTGCTTCTCAACCCAGGGTGGTACCGATTGCACACATGTGACGCTACATGGAAGAGGTCAGTCGCTAGATtcgggggaaaaaacaaaaacaaaacaaaaagaaaggaaaagaaaagaaaaagcatgtaGAACACTCCCTTCTAAAAACAAAGGGCtgcaaatttctttatttctcttattgaGGAACAAAAATACTCTTGCAATGGCTATTGAGTTTCCACAGGTACGAGGCAGATGCTAGCTAGCACACCCACTTCCAACAGTATGACTTGTTTCCTATCCGTCTACTACCTGAGAGGCGTCAGTGTAGGTTCAGGCACCATTAGGAACGTTTGACCAAACACGTACACAGCACTGACAGAGAAGTCGCCGGCCTTCCGGGTGACCAGGGCATGTAAAAAAGACACCGACAGGATGGAAAAGAACCCCTGCAGGGTCACCGCTCGCGCCGGCGCGCTCACGGCCGGGCCCCGCGTGCCTCGCGCCGCCGCCGCAGCTCCTCGCGGTAGCAGTACGAGCAGAAGTGCTCGGTCTCGGCGCGCCCGTAGAACGCGCAGTTCTCGCGCTGGCAGCGCCGCTGCGCCGGCCCCGCGCCGCCGCGGCCGCCCTCACCGTTCGAGCGGGCGGCCGGCGCGTCGGCGTCGGCGAACTCCAGGCCGTCGCGCGCGGCGCCGAAGCCGTTGGTGTAGGTCTGCGACTTGTGCTCCGTcgcgcccgccgcgcccgccgcgccgggcAGGGCGCCCGGGACGGCGCGCGCCAGCGACTCGACCGTGTTGACGGTGCGcagggcggcggcgcgcgcggggcTGTAGCTCTGCGACGACAGCGAGCGGTTCTGCTGCGGGTACGTGGCGCACGGCCGCAGCGCGCCCACGGCCGGCGCGCACGCCTCGTCCCGCGCGCCCGCCGCCTGCACGTGGATGACGCTCTGGCGAGCCGGTGCCGGCGGGCTGCGGCCGGGCACCGGTCCGCTTTGGCCCGCGCGCCGCGCGCCGCCGCTGGGGCCCGGGGAggccgcgccgcccgccgccgcccgcgccgcccgcggccccgccgccggcccgggACTCGGGCGCTCCTTGAGCTTGAGCACCAGCTGCGTGGGCGGCCCGGCCGGCGGGCCCGGCGAGGCGCGCTCGGGGCCCGGCGCGCCCTCGGCCTCCGGCCTGCGCGGCGGCCGCTTGGCCgtggaggcggcggcggcggcggcggcatcGCGGCGCCGCTGCTCCTGCTCGGCGCTGAAGCGCTCCTGCGCGCTGGTCAGGTAGTAGCCGATCATCTCCTCGTGGAACTGGTGCCGGTGGCTGGTGAGCAGCAGGCCGGCGAAGATGAACTTGCGCTCGCCCTGCATGGCGGCGCGCAGGATGTTGAGGCTCAGCTTCACGTCCGTGCTGTACTTCCAGGCGTCGCCCCGCGGCCCGCCGCCCTTCTCGGCCGGCGACGCGCCCGCCGCCTTGTCCGTGGGCGACGGCGTGGTCTTCTCCGAGGGCGACGTGCTCGCCGACGCGCCCGACTCCTCCTTGCTGCCCTTGCGCGACTTGGCCTTCTTCTCCTTGCCGCGCTCGGGCCCGTCGCCGTTCTTGCCGTTGGCGGAGTTGGCGCGGCCCATCTTGCCGTGCACCAGGCCGCCAAGGCCGCCCATGTTTTTCTTCAGCTTGATGCCCAGCGTCTTGCTGAAGCTGCCCAGCTTGTTGGCCACAGAGTCCGCGCGGGTCTTGTCCTTTTCCTTGCgctgcttctccttctccttgtCCTTGCCGTTCTTGCCATTATTGCTGTTGGAATTGCTGCACACCGAGTCGCGGTCCGAGTCCATCGAGTCGGCCAGGGACTGCACATCCTCCCCCGCGGAGGCTGTTGGGGACTCCGGCTGCGCCAGAGGGGCCTGTAGGGGGAGAGAAAGGGCGGGGAAGGAAGGAGGTAAGAGTTGTCTCTACGTGGGAAAGACGGAACAGACCCTGTCTCCCATCCCCCTACGTGGTGCTAGGTTGGGGCCCTCAAGCCTCAGCGCCCCAGTCCTCATTCCCTTCTTGGTGAACTTAGGTTGCTGCTAGCCTGGAAACCTGAGAGGAGGAGTATGGGCAAAGTGCAGATACCCACCTGGCTTTGGGC from Equus asinus isolate D_3611 breed Donkey chromosome 2, EquAss-T2T_v2, whole genome shotgun sequence includes these protein-coding regions:
- the OTUD7A gene encoding OTU domain-containing protein 7A isoform X1 — its product is MVSSLLPNPTSAECWAALLHDHMTLDMDAVLSDFVRSTGAEPGLARDLLEGKNWDLTAALSDYEQLRQVHTANLPHVFNEGRCPKQPEREPPQPGHKGERPCLQRQDDIAQEKRLSRGISHASSAIVSLARSHVASECNNEQFPLEMPIYTFQLPDLSVYSEDFRSFIERDLIEQATMVALEQAGRLNWWSTVCTSCKRLLPLATTGDGNCLLHAASLGMWGFHDRDLVLRKALYTMMRTGAEREALKRRWRWQQTQQNKESGLVYTEEEWEREWTELLKLASSEPRTHFSKNGGTGGGVDNSEDPVYESLEEFHVFVLAHILRRPIVVVADTMLRDSGGEAFAPIPFGGIYLPLEVPPNRCHCSPLVLAYDQAHFSALVSMEQRDQQREQAVIPLTDSEHKLLPLHFAVDPGKDWEWGKDDNDNARLAHLILSLEAKLNLLHSYMNVTWIRIPSETRAPLAQPESPTASAGEDVQSLADSMDSDRDSVCSNSNSNNGKNGKDKEKEKQRKEKDKTRADSVANKLGSFSKTLGIKLKKNMGGLGGLVHGKMGRANSANGKNGDGPERGKEKKAKSRKGSKEESGASASTSPSEKTTPSPTDKAAGASPAEKGGGPRGDAWKYSTDVKLSLNILRAAMQGERKFIFAGLLLTSHRHQFHEEMIGYYLTSAQERFSAEQEQRRRDAAAAAAASTAKRPPRRPEAEGAPGPERASPGPPAGPPTQLVLKLKERPSPGPAAGPRAARAAAGGAASPGPSGGARRAGQSGPVPGRSPPAPARQSVIHVQAAGARDEACAPAVGALRPCATYPQQNRSLSSQSYSPARAAALRTVNTVESLARAVPGALPGAAGAAGATEHKSQTYTNGFGAARDGLEFADADAPAARSNGEGGRGGAGPAQRRCQRENCAFYGRAETEHFCSYCYREELRRRREARGARP
- the OTUD7A gene encoding OTU domain-containing protein 7A isoform X2 encodes the protein MYLHTVFQSDCTSLHSYQQCTRVPFSPHPLQHLLSLVCLIIDILTGKNWDLTAALSDYEQLRQVHTANLPHVFNEGRCPKQPEREPPQPGHKGERPCLQRQDDIAQEKRLSRGISHASSAIVSLARSHVASECNNEQFPLEMPIYTFQLPDLSVYSEDFRSFIERDLIEQATMVALEQAGRLNWWSTVCTSCKRLLPLATTGDGNCLLHAASLGMWGFHDRDLVLRKALYTMMRTGAEREALKRRWRWQQTQQNKESGLVYTEEEWEREWTELLKLASSEPRTHFSKNGGTGGGVDNSEDPVYESLEEFHVFVLAHILRRPIVVVADTMLRDSGGEAFAPIPFGGIYLPLEVPPNRCHCSPLVLAYDQAHFSALVSMEQRDQQREQAVIPLTDSEHKLLPLHFAVDPGKDWEWGKDDNDNARLAHLILSLEAKLNLLHSYMNVTWIRIPSETRAPLAQPESPTASAGEDVQSLADSMDSDRDSVCSNSNSNNGKNGKDKEKEKQRKEKDKTRADSVANKLGSFSKTLGIKLKKNMGGLGGLVHGKMGRANSANGKNGDGPERGKEKKAKSRKGSKEESGASASTSPSEKTTPSPTDKAAGASPAEKGGGPRGDAWKYSTDVKLSLNILRAAMQGERKFIFAGLLLTSHRHQFHEEMIGYYLTSAQERFSAEQEQRRRDAAAAAAASTAKRPPRRPEAEGAPGPERASPGPPAGPPTQLVLKLKERPSPGPAAGPRAARAAAGGAASPGPSGGARRAGQSGPVPGRSPPAPARQSVIHVQAAGARDEACAPAVGALRPCATYPQQNRSLSSQSYSPARAAALRTVNTVESLARAVPGALPGAAGAAGATEHKSQTYTNGFGAARDGLEFADADAPAARSNGEGGRGGAGPAQRRCQRENCAFYGRAETEHFCSYCYREELRRRREARGARP
- the OTUD7A gene encoding OTU domain-containing protein 7A isoform X3, which codes for MVSSLLPNPTSAECWAALLHDHMTLDMDAVLSDFVRSTGAEPGLARDLLEEKRLSRGISHASSAIVSLARSHVASECNNEQFPLEMPIYTFQLPDLSVYSEDFRSFIERDLIEQATMVALEQAGRLNWWSTVCTSCKRLLPLATTGDGNCLLHAASLGMWGFHDRDLVLRKALYTMMRTGAEREALKRRWRWQQTQQNKESGLVYTEEEWEREWTELLKLASSEPRTHFSKNGGTGGGVDNSEDPVYESLEEFHVFVLAHILRRPIVVVADTMLRDSGGEAFAPIPFGGIYLPLEVPPNRCHCSPLVLAYDQAHFSALVSMEQRDQQREQAVIPLTDSEHKLLPLHFAVDPGKDWEWGKDDNDNARLAHLILSLEAKLNLLHSYMNVTWIRIPSETRAPLAQPESPTASAGEDVQSLADSMDSDRDSVCSNSNSNNGKNGKDKEKEKQRKEKDKTRADSVANKLGSFSKTLGIKLKKNMGGLGGLVHGKMGRANSANGKNGDGPERGKEKKAKSRKGSKEESGASASTSPSEKTTPSPTDKAAGASPAEKGGGPRGDAWKYSTDVKLSLNILRAAMQGERKFIFAGLLLTSHRHQFHEEMIGYYLTSAQERFSAEQEQRRRDAAAAAAASTAKRPPRRPEAEGAPGPERASPGPPAGPPTQLVLKLKERPSPGPAAGPRAARAAAGGAASPGPSGGARRAGQSGPVPGRSPPAPARQSVIHVQAAGARDEACAPAVGALRPCATYPQQNRSLSSQSYSPARAAALRTVNTVESLARAVPGALPGAAGAAGATEHKSQTYTNGFGAARDGLEFADADAPAARSNGEGGRGGAGPAQRRCQRENCAFYGRAETEHFCSYCYREELRRRREARGARP
- the OTUD7A gene encoding OTU domain-containing protein 7A isoform X4, with translation MPIYTFQLPDLSVYSEDFRSFIERDLIEQATMVALEQAGRLNWWSTVCTSCKRLLPLATTGDGNCLLHAASLGMWGFHDRDLVLRKALYTMMRTGAEREALKRRWRWQQTQQNKESGLVYTEEEWEREWTELLKLASSEPRTHFSKNGGTGGGVDNSEDPVYESLEEFHVFVLAHILRRPIVVVADTMLRDSGGEAFAPIPFGGIYLPLEVPPNRCHCSPLVLAYDQAHFSALVSMEQRDQQREQAVIPLTDSEHKLLPLHFAVDPGKDWEWGKDDNDNARLAHLILSLEAKLNLLHSYMNVTWIRIPSETRAPLAQPESPTASAGEDVQSLADSMDSDRDSVCSNSNSNNGKNGKDKEKEKQRKEKDKTRADSVANKLGSFSKTLGIKLKKNMGGLGGLVHGKMGRANSANGKNGDGPERGKEKKAKSRKGSKEESGASASTSPSEKTTPSPTDKAAGASPAEKGGGPRGDAWKYSTDVKLSLNILRAAMQGERKFIFAGLLLTSHRHQFHEEMIGYYLTSAQERFSAEQEQRRRDAAAAAAASTAKRPPRRPEAEGAPGPERASPGPPAGPPTQLVLKLKERPSPGPAAGPRAARAAAGGAASPGPSGGARRAGQSGPVPGRSPPAPARQSVIHVQAAGARDEACAPAVGALRPCATYPQQNRSLSSQSYSPARAAALRTVNTVESLARAVPGALPGAAGAAGATEHKSQTYTNGFGAARDGLEFADADAPAARSNGEGGRGGAGPAQRRCQRENCAFYGRAETEHFCSYCYREELRRRREARGARP